Proteins co-encoded in one Bremerella sp. TYQ1 genomic window:
- a CDS encoding TlpA disulfide reductase family protein yields MRVQVLLNKSCWSAAMAAAAGLMLAGCGGGDASPPAASIEPSTNNSAPVAAAPSTSQPTTQVAASTGTETPANPATSSPSQPAMQTPAMQTQLTANNAAAPAANPPAAAAPAQGAADMQVNAGGAAAQPELPPPMTPAELAAQMDLDNVPNGTPTELLTYMNNLTAVPFPDNATPEELRQFATKVYSNVITAADKLMAVPGATSEERKNAVQFKFNAYEMLIQILPNQADQIRQERIQFAQNIAGSNDPEVSRFARLFLFEQMLAQFAAGEPSLFQPVLEDSQYIIQDPNADIMHFGVAENAATVFARMGHTNEAVTILTNMKNSFTGAKDEKLAERAKELDDMIMQYKILGTMMAAANGDEASEDQLVAAIRAWIATKPKDDLEPLQMLSTIEMQMEDYRKMQLARKLANLMLEFYGNHPDPQVVESVNISVKNAEKRTGLIAKPFVVEGNNMNGTPFDWSQYKGKWVLVDFWATWCPICIEEMENIKQVYQKYRAKGFEVVSINLDDDPRARSAFFQSNSLPWPTVVSADPDNTGFKDPNAQRCGVEALPFLVFVGPDGTVVEINPRGERLEELLQSVLNQGAGGVQSLSTPTANVTQPIPGATGPANRGQVPAGGVPGTADSEVNLRVVR; encoded by the coding sequence ATGCGAGTTCAAGTGTTGCTGAACAAAAGTTGTTGGTCGGCTGCGATGGCAGCTGCGGCAGGGCTGATGTTGGCTGGGTGTGGTGGCGGCGACGCAAGTCCACCGGCGGCCAGTATCGAACCATCAACCAATAATTCGGCGCCCGTGGCAGCCGCTCCAAGTACGTCGCAACCGACCACGCAAGTGGCCGCGAGCACGGGGACGGAAACACCAGCCAATCCGGCAACGAGTTCCCCTTCACAGCCGGCCATGCAAACACCGGCCATGCAAACGCAGTTGACGGCCAACAATGCCGCTGCTCCTGCAGCCAATCCACCCGCTGCGGCGGCTCCTGCTCAAGGGGCTGCGGACATGCAAGTCAACGCCGGTGGTGCCGCGGCTCAGCCAGAACTGCCTCCGCCGATGACGCCTGCGGAATTGGCCGCTCAGATGGACTTGGACAACGTTCCTAACGGGACGCCAACCGAGCTTTTGACGTACATGAACAACCTGACCGCGGTTCCGTTTCCTGACAACGCCACCCCGGAAGAACTGCGACAGTTTGCCACCAAGGTTTACTCCAACGTGATCACCGCGGCCGATAAGCTGATGGCGGTTCCTGGAGCGACTTCGGAAGAACGCAAGAACGCTGTGCAGTTCAAGTTCAACGCCTATGAAATGCTGATTCAAATTCTGCCGAATCAAGCCGACCAGATTCGCCAGGAACGAATTCAGTTCGCTCAAAATATTGCCGGTTCCAACGATCCAGAGGTCTCGCGATTTGCCCGCTTGTTCCTCTTTGAACAGATGCTGGCCCAGTTTGCTGCCGGCGAGCCATCGCTGTTCCAGCCGGTTCTGGAAGACTCGCAGTACATCATTCAAGATCCCAACGCCGATATCATGCACTTTGGCGTCGCTGAAAATGCGGCGACCGTGTTTGCTCGTATGGGGCATACCAACGAAGCGGTCACCATCCTGACCAACATGAAGAACTCCTTCACTGGGGCCAAGGATGAGAAGCTGGCCGAGCGTGCCAAAGAGCTGGACGACATGATCATGCAGTACAAGATTCTCGGCACGATGATGGCCGCCGCCAATGGCGACGAAGCATCGGAGGATCAGTTGGTTGCCGCCATTCGTGCGTGGATTGCTACGAAGCCGAAGGACGACTTGGAACCGCTGCAAATGTTGTCGACCATCGAAATGCAGATGGAAGATTACCGCAAGATGCAGCTGGCTCGTAAGCTGGCCAACCTGATGCTGGAATTCTATGGGAATCACCCTGATCCCCAAGTGGTCGAATCGGTCAATATCTCGGTCAAAAATGCTGAAAAGCGAACCGGGCTGATCGCGAAGCCATTCGTCGTCGAAGGCAACAACATGAACGGGACCCCGTTCGATTGGAGCCAATACAAAGGCAAGTGGGTTCTGGTCGACTTCTGGGCGACTTGGTGTCCGATCTGCATCGAAGAGATGGAGAACATCAAACAGGTCTATCAGAAGTACCGCGCCAAGGGCTTCGAGGTGGTCAGCATCAACTTGGATGACGATCCCCGTGCTCGTAGTGCGTTCTTCCAAAGCAACTCGTTGCCATGGCCGACTGTCGTGAGCGCCGACCCTGACAACACCGGTTTCAAAGACCCCAACGCTCAACGCTGTGGTGTCGAAGCGTTGCCGTTTTTGGTTTTCGTGGGTCCTGACGGAACGGTTGTGGAAATCAATCCACGTGGCGAACGTTTGGAAGAACTGCTGCAAAGTGTCCTGAACCAAGGAGCCGGCGGTGTTCAATCTTTGAGCACGCCAACGGCCAACGTCACGCAGCCTATTCCGGGAGCGACTGGCCCTGCTAATCGCGGCCAGGTTCCTGCTGGTGGTGTACCTGGGACGGCCGATTCCGAAGTGAATCTTCGCGTCGTTCGCTAG
- a CDS encoding peroxiredoxin codes for MFAKWVSSLCVLAVGLMASAVSAAELKVGDQAPAFSLKGEGADTINLSDFEGKKLVVTFNRANWCPFCMKQIVDLQKHYDAIKDEGAELLVIWREEATGSEGLKKIRDRTKATMPFALDLEAEKTGAYSTEGFDTYVIDEQGKVIAVIDGVKKERAMGDDILSALKKK; via the coding sequence ATGTTTGCGAAGTGGGTTAGCAGTCTGTGCGTGTTGGCGGTCGGTTTGATGGCGTCGGCGGTTTCGGCGGCGGAACTGAAAGTGGGCGATCAAGCCCCAGCGTTTTCTTTGAAAGGAGAAGGGGCCGATACGATCAACCTTTCTGACTTCGAAGGAAAGAAGTTGGTGGTGACGTTCAACCGTGCCAATTGGTGCCCCTTCTGCATGAAGCAAATTGTCGATCTGCAAAAGCACTACGATGCCATCAAAGATGAAGGAGCCGAACTGCTGGTCATCTGGCGCGAAGAAGCGACCGGGAGCGAAGGTCTGAAAAAGATCCGCGACCGAACGAAAGCGACCATGCCGTTTGCATTGGATCTGGAAGCGGAAAAGACCGGCGCGTACAGCACCGAAGGTTTCGATACCTACGTGATCGACGAACAGGGCAAAGTGATCGCCGTGATCGACGGCGTGAAGAAAGAACGTGCCATGGGAGACGATATCCTCAGCGCGTTGAAGAAGAAATAG
- a CDS encoding LOG family protein, whose amino-acid sequence MDQHEEQNLEQIMNSPSYVLPELDTDFLQSEAMRGLRMQLEYTKPDLYLRRKKINSTIILFGGTQIVEESQAQERLDKLKKQRDEEGDRPQIQRAIHRAERQLAKSKYYDEARAFAALVSQHSYNNDRYDYVVVTGGGPGIMEAGNRGAYDVGAPTIGLNITLPEEQHPNPYITPDLCFMFHYFAMRKMHFLMRAKALVVFPGGFGTFDELFDALTLRQTDRMQAIPIILYGTEYWKQAINFDYLADEAVIRDEHLELLSFADSPTEAWDIIQKFHAADPEAKVIAP is encoded by the coding sequence ATGGATCAACATGAAGAACAAAACCTCGAACAAATCATGAATTCTCCGAGCTATGTGTTGCCGGAGCTCGACACCGACTTTCTGCAAAGCGAAGCGATGCGTGGCTTGCGGATGCAGTTAGAGTACACCAAGCCGGACCTCTATCTGCGTCGCAAGAAGATTAACTCGACGATCATCTTGTTTGGCGGCACGCAAATTGTCGAAGAGTCGCAGGCTCAAGAGCGACTCGACAAACTCAAAAAACAACGGGATGAAGAAGGGGATCGACCGCAGATTCAACGAGCCATCCATCGAGCCGAACGACAGCTTGCGAAATCCAAATACTACGACGAAGCGAGGGCGTTCGCCGCGTTGGTGTCGCAGCATTCGTACAACAACGATCGCTACGACTATGTCGTTGTCACCGGGGGCGGACCCGGCATCATGGAAGCGGGAAATCGCGGAGCGTACGATGTCGGAGCACCGACGATCGGGCTCAACATCACGCTCCCCGAAGAGCAGCACCCGAATCCTTATATCACGCCTGATCTCTGCTTCATGTTCCATTACTTCGCAATGCGGAAGATGCACTTCCTGATGCGAGCCAAGGCACTCGTCGTCTTCCCCGGTGGGTTCGGGACGTTTGACGAGCTGTTCGATGCTCTAACGCTCCGTCAAACCGATCGGATGCAGGCCATCCCCATCATTCTGTACGGCACAGAGTACTGGAAACAGGCGATCAACTTCGATTACCTCGCCGACGAAGCAGTCATTCGCGATGAACACCTCGAACTGTTAAGCTTCGCCGACTCGCCGACGGAGGCTTGGGACATCATTCAAAAGTTCCACGCTGCCGATCCTGAAGCCAAGGTGATCGCCCCATGA
- a CDS encoding SDR family NAD(P)-dependent oxidoreductase, with amino-acid sequence MKSAKQRTFGDVQPVALITGSAKRVGRVIAEHLADAGYRIAVHANSSMDEAKAFAQELNGRGVEAQAFQAELTDEDSIKSMVDKVHFYFGRIDVLVNSASIFSPTPLDELSTDDIEKQFQVNTFSVLNCSRWVALRMQEQTTGGAIVNIADWSVVRPAHGFSAYIASKGAVVTLTRSLAIDLAAKNSAIRVNAVLPGQVLLPEGSSDEKRQAAIDATLVKRLGEPDDVAQTVRFLVESPFITGVCVPVDGGRTIFSGQFDDATVS; translated from the coding sequence ATGAAGTCTGCCAAGCAACGAACCTTCGGCGACGTCCAACCGGTCGCTCTGATTACCGGCAGTGCGAAGCGTGTCGGACGTGTCATCGCCGAGCATCTCGCCGACGCTGGTTACCGCATTGCCGTTCACGCGAACTCTTCGATGGACGAAGCCAAAGCGTTCGCCCAAGAGCTCAACGGTCGCGGCGTCGAAGCCCAGGCGTTTCAAGCGGAGCTTACCGACGAAGACTCGATCAAGTCGATGGTCGATAAAGTCCACTTTTACTTTGGCCGAATCGACGTCTTGGTGAATTCGGCCTCGATTTTCAGCCCAACCCCCCTCGATGAATTGTCGACCGACGACATCGAGAAGCAGTTTCAGGTCAACACGTTTTCGGTCCTCAATTGCAGTCGCTGGGTTGCTCTTCGGATGCAGGAGCAAACCACCGGCGGGGCGATTGTGAATATCGCGGACTGGTCGGTCGTTCGACCAGCTCATGGGTTCTCGGCTTATATTGCCAGCAAGGGAGCAGTTGTTACCTTAACTCGTAGCCTGGCCATTGATTTGGCGGCGAAAAATTCCGCTATCCGGGTCAACGCAGTTCTCCCAGGTCAGGTGCTGCTGCCGGAAGGATCGAGCGACGAGAAGCGTCAGGCGGCGATCGATGCCACGTTGGTGAAGCGTTTGGGCGAGCCTGACGATGTGGCTCAAACCGTTCGTTTTCTCGTCGAAAGTCCTTTCATTACAGGGGTTTGCGTTCCTGTGGATGGCGGCCGCACGATTTTCAGCGGGCAATTCGATGACGCCACAGTTTCGTAG
- a CDS encoding transglutaminase family protein: protein MLRTTLALPVLLVLAILCPQTAWAQFENVQPDEAESATVLGTAKTTKYQVGVKIQAVGGPCAGLTATIPVPADWPEQTVRLSDEEISPEIGRVGYRLVEGTVKEMMISVPRLNPGQTAVAVITVEVERRSASPPEDTSGLIVPRRLPLAMRRYLGSSPYIESRHGEIRRKASEITKDIESDWDKVEAIYDWVRDNISYTSMKPTNAVTALREEKGDFEDVTGLFIALCRASDIPARTVWIPSSSYAEFYLEDAEGVGHWYPCRVAGDRAFGEMPDHPIILQKGDNFRIPGRKDPVRFVNEKLSGKSVRGGGKPQVEFVREVLGG, encoded by the coding sequence ATGCTGCGAACCACCCTCGCTCTACCTGTTTTGCTTGTACTGGCGATCCTCTGCCCTCAAACGGCTTGGGCCCAATTTGAAAACGTTCAGCCCGACGAGGCCGAATCGGCCACCGTTCTAGGGACGGCGAAGACAACCAAGTACCAAGTTGGCGTCAAAATCCAAGCGGTCGGCGGTCCTTGTGCTGGACTTACCGCAACGATTCCTGTCCCCGCCGATTGGCCGGAACAAACGGTTCGTTTGTCGGACGAAGAAATTTCGCCTGAAATCGGCCGCGTTGGGTACCGACTCGTGGAAGGAACCGTCAAAGAGATGATGATCTCGGTTCCGCGGCTCAACCCTGGGCAAACGGCTGTGGCGGTTATTACGGTGGAAGTCGAACGCCGTTCCGCTTCACCGCCGGAAGATACCTCGGGGCTGATCGTCCCGCGACGGCTTCCGCTGGCCATGCGGCGCTATCTTGGCTCGAGCCCCTATATCGAATCCCGCCATGGCGAAATCCGCCGCAAAGCGAGTGAGATCACCAAAGACATTGAATCCGACTGGGATAAAGTCGAAGCCATTTACGATTGGGTTCGCGACAACATCAGCTACACCTCGATGAAGCCTACCAACGCCGTGACCGCATTGCGGGAAGAAAAAGGAGACTTCGAGGACGTCACTGGGCTGTTCATCGCCCTCTGCCGTGCATCGGACATTCCGGCCCGAACGGTTTGGATTCCTAGCTCCAGCTATGCCGAGTTCTACCTGGAAGATGCCGAAGGCGTTGGCCATTGGTACCCTTGCCGCGTTGCCGGCGATCGTGCGTTCGGCGAAATGCCCGATCATCCGATCATCCTGCAGAAAGGGGACAACTTCCGCATCCCCGGCCGCAAAGACCCTGTCCGTTTCGTCAACGAAAAGCTCAGCGGCAAGTCGGTTCGTGGCGGCGGTAAGCCCCAAGTCGAATTCGTCCGCGAGGTGCTCGGTGGTTAG
- a CDS encoding tetratricopeptide repeat protein — protein MLLASNRPLLLVLFTIIAGMLLPNIAGAQNMRRSTVVPSDAYFAGFIPFYQGDYESAGEVFNSAARSGVRSTEGRWVDSICYSTMLGECHFQMGNNALALENYNTALLLYVQNSNWMMRISPDGLQPIGPVSNDPRGNITWGTSSRNTAIGAFPDSLPTFQGNTDAQNQDVVRGGGVLSSSRIMPLRAKEIARCVGLAIYRRQEILGPISKYDGLTGQLVGILQRRPAPPNHWTGAWVDVQHGLALAAAGKTEEAVQVLQRSLTTAGTYDHDLTSLALLQLGRIALEQQDYQAAQNYFLEASYTAVAFQQYQQVEDALDGLSHCSMITKAGQMPQGLLAMANWGELRKLDALRAKLSLALAEANSYLGNLQAASSALEDARRAMNRRSMRQGRVGIRYGYLSALLAFQGGNAAQGTSNFASAVAANRKVSTRIYQTEMTNQLFVSNSITERSAQLLYDDLLREPTDADWISDPFETLTVLLTPNGKAMENWFNTAMMRKQPELALELADRIRRMRFFATLPLGGRMLALRWVLESPAAALDTKGKLQRQDLMAKHPEIKVFQDEAKRLQRELVQISLQPDDKESYAKQRNIAEELKKVSDGYEVLLGAIALRRTPSEFLFPPLRSTAEIREKLDETQLVLTFFNTTQTVHAFLFTKKNYVHWTLENPREIKGQVGDLLKQIGLVKRDAPVQAKGLAETEWKTTSSELLQKFIPSLKPGFWNTYSELVVVPDDVLWYVPFEALHTDDGLGAGHTVPLSEVIPIRYAPTASLAVPQKDARPRPQNTAIVVGRLFNSDDSDITEQQFDQLKDVFVGTDRIDRPPVAPSSILAKVWDQMVVIDDSEDANRGDIWSWSPAQADRSKSGSELAAWLKSPLGGPEVIYLPGFHSGAEDALKGNTTGNDIFLTSLGLMATGSETVVLSRWHSGGSASMAIVEGIGTRLAEMPASTAWQEAMAGVREMPLEGKKEPRLKGSGADIPQTLDHPYFWADMMLIDTGIRPREEDP, from the coding sequence ATGTTGTTGGCTAGCAACCGACCTCTCTTACTCGTCCTTTTCACCATCATTGCTGGCATGCTGCTCCCCAACATCGCAGGGGCACAAAACATGCGCCGCAGCACCGTGGTGCCCTCCGATGCCTATTTTGCGGGGTTCATCCCTTTCTATCAGGGAGATTACGAAAGCGCCGGCGAGGTGTTCAATTCGGCCGCTCGCAGCGGGGTTCGTTCGACCGAAGGACGCTGGGTCGATTCGATTTGCTACTCCACCATGCTGGGGGAGTGCCATTTTCAGATGGGAAACAACGCGCTGGCATTGGAAAATTACAACACAGCGTTACTGCTTTACGTACAGAATTCCAACTGGATGATGCGCATCAGCCCTGATGGTTTGCAGCCGATTGGTCCAGTCAGCAACGACCCTCGCGGGAACATCACGTGGGGCACTTCGAGCCGCAACACGGCCATCGGGGCATTCCCTGATTCGCTGCCAACTTTCCAGGGAAACACAGACGCTCAGAACCAAGACGTGGTGCGCGGAGGGGGAGTCCTCTCGTCCAGTCGAATTATGCCGCTACGTGCGAAGGAAATCGCCCGTTGCGTCGGCCTGGCCATTTATCGACGGCAAGAGATCTTGGGCCCCATCAGCAAATACGATGGCCTGACGGGGCAGTTGGTCGGAATCTTACAGCGTCGTCCGGCTCCACCAAATCATTGGACAGGCGCCTGGGTGGATGTGCAGCATGGCTTGGCCCTTGCCGCGGCCGGCAAAACCGAGGAAGCGGTGCAAGTCTTGCAGCGAAGCCTAACCACGGCTGGCACGTACGATCATGATCTGACGTCGCTCGCGCTGCTTCAGCTTGGAAGAATCGCCCTCGAACAGCAAGACTATCAAGCGGCTCAAAACTATTTCCTGGAAGCCAGCTATACGGCAGTCGCGTTTCAACAGTATCAGCAAGTGGAAGACGCGCTGGATGGTTTGTCGCACTGCAGCATGATCACGAAAGCTGGCCAGATGCCGCAGGGCTTATTGGCAATGGCCAACTGGGGAGAACTGCGGAAGTTGGATGCGTTACGAGCGAAGCTGAGCCTGGCGTTGGCAGAAGCGAACTCGTACTTGGGGAATCTGCAAGCGGCGAGTTCAGCTTTGGAAGATGCCCGCCGAGCGATGAATCGTCGATCGATGCGTCAAGGACGTGTCGGGATTCGTTACGGATACCTCTCCGCGCTGTTGGCATTCCAAGGAGGCAATGCGGCTCAAGGGACATCCAACTTCGCCTCGGCCGTGGCCGCGAACCGCAAAGTCTCGACACGAATTTATCAGACCGAGATGACCAATCAGCTGTTCGTCTCGAACTCGATCACGGAACGTTCGGCCCAGTTGCTGTACGACGACCTGCTTCGTGAGCCAACCGATGCCGACTGGATTTCTGATCCCTTCGAGACATTGACGGTGTTGCTGACGCCCAATGGCAAAGCAATGGAAAACTGGTTCAACACGGCCATGATGCGTAAGCAACCAGAGTTGGCGTTGGAACTGGCCGATCGAATCCGCCGGATGCGTTTCTTCGCGACGTTACCGCTTGGTGGCCGCATGTTGGCGCTGCGCTGGGTGTTGGAGTCGCCTGCTGCGGCGCTCGACACGAAAGGGAAATTGCAGCGGCAAGACCTGATGGCAAAGCACCCTGAGATCAAAGTATTTCAGGATGAAGCAAAGCGTTTGCAGCGGGAACTGGTGCAAATCAGTTTGCAGCCGGATGACAAAGAGTCGTACGCGAAGCAGCGAAACATTGCCGAAGAACTGAAAAAGGTTTCCGACGGTTACGAAGTGTTGTTGGGAGCGATTGCTCTGCGTCGGACGCCGAGTGAGTTCCTCTTTCCGCCCCTTCGTTCGACGGCCGAGATTCGAGAGAAGTTGGATGAAACGCAGTTGGTGCTGACGTTCTTCAACACCACGCAAACCGTCCATGCGTTTCTGTTTACGAAAAAGAATTACGTCCACTGGACGCTGGAGAATCCGCGTGAAATCAAAGGGCAAGTTGGCGACTTGCTAAAACAGATTGGCCTGGTCAAACGAGATGCTCCCGTTCAAGCGAAGGGACTTGCCGAGACCGAATGGAAGACGACTTCCAGCGAACTGTTGCAGAAGTTCATACCGTCGTTGAAGCCTGGATTCTGGAATACGTACTCGGAATTGGTAGTCGTCCCGGACGATGTGCTGTGGTACGTTCCCTTCGAAGCACTGCACACCGATGACGGACTGGGGGCAGGTCACACCGTGCCGCTTTCGGAAGTGATTCCGATTCGATACGCTCCGACGGCCAGCCTGGCAGTTCCTCAGAAAGATGCCCGGCCGCGTCCGCAGAACACCGCGATTGTGGTGGGGCGTTTGTTCAACTCGGACGACTCGGACATCACCGAACAGCAGTTTGATCAGTTGAAAGATGTCTTTGTCGGAACGGATCGAATCGATCGTCCACCTGTCGCGCCGTCGAGTATCTTGGCGAAAGTTTGGGATCAGATGGTGGTGATCGATGACAGTGAAGACGCCAACCGAGGCGACATCTGGAGTTGGTCTCCGGCCCAAGCCGACCGCAGCAAGTCTGGCAGCGAATTGGCAGCCTGGCTGAAGTCGCCGCTGGGTGGTCCCGAGGTGATCTACCTGCCGGGGTTCCATTCCGGTGCAGAGGATGCCTTAAAAGGGAACACTACCGGAAACGATATCTTCCTAACGTCGCTCGGCTTGATGGCGACTGGATCGGAAACGGTGGTGCTGAGTCGTTGGCATTCCGGCGGTTCTGCCAGCATGGCCATTGTCGAAGGCATTGGGACACGATTGGCCGAGATGCCAGCAAGCACGGCCTGGCAAGAAGCGATGGCGGGAGTTCGCGAAATGCCTTTGGAAGGCAAGAAAGAGCCACGGCTGAAAGGAAGCGGAGCCGACATTCCGCAGACGCTCGATCACCCTTACTTCTGGGCAGACATGATGCTGATCGATACCGGCATCCGTCCCCGCGAAGAAGACCCGTAG
- a CDS encoding MBL fold metallo-hydrolase RNA specificity domain-containing protein, with amino-acid sequence MTRLTFHGAAETVTGSKYLLEADGTKVLIDCGLFQGLKELRKRNWDPLPFTADSLDRIILTHAHIDHTGYLPRIVKDGYHGPILCTPGTKRLAELLLLDSAENQERDAEYFNYKGISSHKPALPLYDPKDARKAIQQLKAKPRSQWHQAAGPIWYRFHDAGHLLGSNMIEVEVRNQDPPLRLLFSGDVGRYDAPLYHDPHDPPRCDFLICESTYGNRDHPDGNVLDSLEMAMNDAIERGGVILMASFAVGRAQQLIYLLQVLMHDKRIPEIPIYLDSPMAVDATEIFRDFSEDHDLAEGRLDGRDSVLNAPNVHMVRSSKESKELNKIKGPAVIIASSGMMTGGRILFHLRQRLPWPQNTVLAGGFMAAGTLGRRMQEGEKTVRIHKRDVPVNAHLESISGLSGHAGQSELMQWVSGLPKPKLVFLTHGEPESASVLSGLMRQRLGFRTIIPRMGESFELEEQA; translated from the coding sequence ATGACGCGATTGACGTTTCACGGGGCGGCGGAAACAGTCACCGGATCCAAGTATCTTCTGGAAGCGGACGGGACGAAAGTCCTGATCGACTGCGGTTTGTTTCAGGGACTGAAAGAACTGCGTAAGCGAAACTGGGATCCATTGCCGTTCACCGCTGACTCGCTCGACCGCATCATCTTGACGCATGCCCATATCGATCATACTGGCTATCTGCCGCGGATCGTGAAGGATGGCTATCACGGTCCTATTCTTTGCACGCCGGGCACGAAGCGTCTGGCTGAACTGCTGCTGTTGGATTCGGCGGAAAACCAAGAGCGTGACGCGGAGTACTTCAATTACAAAGGGATTTCGAGCCATAAGCCGGCCCTTCCTCTGTACGATCCGAAAGACGCTCGCAAGGCAATCCAGCAGCTCAAAGCAAAGCCTCGCTCCCAGTGGCATCAGGCAGCTGGACCGATCTGGTATCGCTTTCACGACGCAGGACACTTGCTTGGATCGAATATGATCGAGGTCGAAGTTCGCAACCAAGACCCGCCGCTGCGATTGCTCTTTTCCGGTGACGTAGGGCGATACGATGCTCCGCTTTACCACGATCCTCACGACCCGCCGCGGTGCGACTTTTTGATTTGTGAAAGCACGTACGGTAATCGGGATCACCCTGACGGAAACGTCTTGGATTCGTTGGAAATGGCCATGAACGATGCGATCGAGCGTGGCGGCGTGATTCTTATGGCGTCCTTCGCAGTGGGACGTGCGCAACAGCTGATCTATCTGCTGCAAGTGTTGATGCACGACAAGCGGATTCCAGAGATCCCGATTTATCTTGATAGCCCGATGGCGGTCGACGCGACCGAGATCTTTCGCGATTTTTCGGAAGACCACGACTTGGCCGAAGGCCGCTTGGATGGTCGAGACAGCGTGTTGAACGCGCCGAACGTACACATGGTGCGAAGCTCGAAAGAGTCGAAAGAACTCAACAAAATCAAAGGTCCAGCGGTGATCATTGCATCGTCTGGGATGATGACCGGTGGTCGAATTCTGTTTCACCTTCGACAACGTCTGCCGTGGCCGCAGAACACGGTTCTTGCGGGTGGTTTCATGGCGGCTGGCACCCTGGGACGCAGAATGCAGGAAGGTGAAAAGACCGTCCGAATTCATAAACGTGATGTGCCGGTCAATGCTCATTTGGAATCGATCTCAGGGCTGAGTGGGCACGCAGGTCAAAGTGAACTGATGCAGTGGGTTTCGGGATTACCCAAGCCGAAACTTGTTTTCCTGACGCATGGCGAGCCAGAAAGTGCTTCCGTGTTATCAGGCTTGATGCGGCAACGGTTGGGTTTCCGCACAATCATTCCACGGATGGGTGAGTCGTTTGAACTAGAGGAGCAAGCGTGA
- a CDS encoding transglutaminase family protein, which translates to MVRSLAKRPFPALLLLLIVFSGNVSAQFGPAPSIGTQDNDPNVFETGFTLQVAGPALGVSATFPVPAAWEDQTVELIDQQLHPASANLRFVDLDGTKQARVDIPRMAAGDSAKVLLRFRVDRKPIEAPAQPQKLTVPGTKDLARDARKFLLPSPFIESRDSKIAALATSLAPPNASIWEKAEAYYDYVHENVTYENGPMKGALAALDEGRGDCEEMTTLFVALCRAGEIPARTVWVPGHCYPEFLTQTADGENRWVAVEMTSNFPFGVSPEKRPILQKGDNFRIPGNRRPQHYVKQELAIRDYKGTAPPVISWLPPETKEPPRAN; encoded by the coding sequence GTGGTTAGATCCCTGGCGAAACGCCCCTTCCCTGCCCTGCTGCTATTGCTGATCGTTTTCAGCGGAAACGTATCGGCCCAGTTCGGTCCGGCCCCTTCAATCGGCACGCAGGATAACGATCCGAATGTCTTCGAGACCGGTTTCACGTTGCAAGTTGCCGGCCCGGCGCTCGGTGTCTCGGCGACGTTTCCCGTGCCGGCCGCGTGGGAAGATCAAACGGTCGAACTGATCGATCAGCAGCTGCATCCAGCCAGTGCGAACTTACGTTTCGTCGATCTCGACGGCACCAAACAGGCCCGCGTCGATATTCCACGCATGGCGGCCGGCGATTCGGCCAAAGTCCTGCTGCGTTTTCGGGTCGATCGAAAACCAATCGAGGCCCCTGCCCAACCACAAAAGCTGACCGTTCCCGGCACAAAGGATCTCGCTCGCGACGCACGCAAGTTTCTGCTGCCGAGTCCGTTCATCGAAAGCCGCGACAGCAAGATCGCCGCGCTCGCCACATCGCTGGCTCCGCCCAATGCTTCGATCTGGGAAAAAGCGGAAGCCTACTACGATTACGTCCACGAAAACGTCACCTACGAGAACGGCCCGATGAAAGGAGCACTCGCTGCCCTTGACGAAGGTCGCGGTGACTGCGAAGAGATGACGACCCTATTCGTTGCGTTATGTCGCGCCGGCGAGATCCCCGCGCGAACCGTCTGGGTTCCTGGGCACTGTTATCCCGAGTTCCTCACGCAAACCGCCGATGGCGAAAACCGCTGGGTTGCCGTCGAAATGACCAGCAACTTCCCGTTCGGCGTCTCGCCCGAAAAACGCCCGATCCTGCAAAAGGGAGACAACTTCCGCATCCCCGGCAACCGTCGCCCGCAACACTACGTCAAGCAGGAACTCGCCATCCGAGACTACAAAGGAACTGCCCCGCCGGTCATCAGTTGGCTTCCGCCGGAAACCAAAGAACCACCGCGAGCGAATTAG